One Mixta gaviniae genomic window carries:
- the osmF gene encoding glycine betaine ABC transporter substrate-binding protein OsmF gives MTLAANAQAADPVRVGSKIDTEGSLLGNVILQVLDKHGVPTVNKIQLGNTQVVRGAMTAGELDIYPEYTGNGAFFFNQAGDAAWKNASAGYEKVKKQDAEKNQLVWLTPAPANNTWTIAVRGDLAQKNQLASLADLSRYLKQGGVFKLAASAEFIERADALPAFEKAYGFTLGQDQLLSLAGGDTAVTIKAAAQQTSGVNAAMAYGTDGPVAALGLQTLSDPKGVQPIYAPAPVIRAAVLKQYPDIAAWLQPVFAALDEKTLQSLNAKIAVEGQDAKKVAADWLQQNKLL, from the coding sequence ATGACGCTGGCCGCCAACGCGCAGGCCGCCGACCCGGTGCGCGTGGGGTCTAAAATCGATACCGAAGGCTCGCTGTTGGGCAATGTGATCCTGCAGGTGCTGGATAAGCATGGCGTGCCGACGGTGAATAAAATCCAGCTCGGCAACACCCAGGTGGTGCGCGGCGCGATGACCGCTGGTGAGCTGGATATCTATCCCGAATATACCGGCAACGGCGCCTTCTTCTTCAACCAGGCGGGCGACGCGGCGTGGAAAAACGCCAGCGCCGGCTATGAGAAGGTGAAAAAGCAGGATGCGGAGAAAAACCAGCTGGTCTGGCTAACGCCGGCCCCTGCCAACAATACCTGGACCATTGCGGTGCGTGGCGATCTGGCGCAGAAAAATCAGCTGGCCTCGCTGGCCGATCTCAGCCGTTACCTGAAGCAGGGCGGTGTCTTTAAGCTGGCCGCGTCGGCGGAGTTTATCGAGCGCGCCGATGCGCTGCCGGCGTTTGAAAAAGCCTACGGCTTTACGCTGGGGCAGGATCAGCTGCTGTCGCTGGCGGGCGGCGATACGGCGGTAACCATCAAGGCGGCGGCGCAGCAAACGTCCGGGGTGAATGCGGCGATGGCCTACGGCACCGACGGGCCGGTGGCGGCGCTTGGTCTGCAAACCCTGAGCGATCCGAAGGGCGTACAGCCGATCTATGCGCCCGCGCCGGTGATCCGCGCCGCGGTATTGAAACAGTATCCCGATATCGCCGCCTGGCTGCAGCCGGTGTTCGCCGCGCTGGATGAAAAAACGTTGCAGTCGCTGAACGCCAAAATCGCTGTAGAGGGCCAGGATGCGAAAAAAGTGGCCGCCGACTGGCTGCAGCAGAACAAGCTGCTGTAA
- a CDS encoding MFS transporter, translated as MTEISASSTPDASIHPAAGETAWIRQPADVSQLVNSSTQALGNGRIVVAIALGGVFLDAYDLGALAFGMKEVTREFHLTPAGSGMVASAITFGAIVGALIGGWLTDKIGRYRVFMADMFFFVVAALACALAPNEYVLAGARFVMGLGVGIDLPVAMAFLAEFSRLKGRGNKAASIAMWCPTWYAAISISYLLVLVLYSVLPASHADWLWRLILGFGAVPALAIIAIRSRYMSESPVWAANQGDLQGAAAILRRAWGINAQVASDADFSAATRTRRPGWRNYGALLGGIYLRRTLLATVISIASAFAYNAVAFGLPVILSSFLAQTMLTTILVSLALNLLFAFVGGLLAVRLVPRLGAWRMTVAGYACQLAALLGLALIGRPQGMPEALLAVALLALFLFGQGFGPGSHTMTYASLSYPVSLRGVGVGLNQTLMRASSTLSLFLFPLLSALLDTNVFWAIALAPLAGLLALMLVRWEPSGYDVDAEDFGAASR; from the coding sequence ATGACTGAAATAAGCGCCTCTTCGACGCCGGACGCGTCCATTCACCCCGCTGCCGGTGAAACCGCCTGGATACGCCAGCCGGCCGATGTCTCGCAGCTGGTCAACAGCAGCACTCAGGCGCTCGGCAACGGGCGCATCGTGGTCGCTATCGCCCTCGGCGGCGTCTTTCTCGACGCCTACGACCTCGGCGCGCTGGCGTTCGGCATGAAAGAGGTGACGCGGGAATTTCACCTTACTCCCGCCGGCAGCGGCATGGTCGCTTCCGCCATCACCTTTGGGGCGATCGTCGGCGCGCTGATCGGCGGCTGGCTGACCGATAAAATCGGTCGCTATCGCGTCTTTATGGCGGATATGTTTTTCTTTGTGGTGGCCGCGCTGGCCTGCGCGCTGGCACCCAACGAATATGTGCTGGCGGGCGCGCGCTTTGTGATGGGGCTGGGCGTCGGTATCGATCTGCCGGTGGCGATGGCGTTTCTCGCCGAATTTTCACGGCTGAAGGGGCGCGGCAACAAGGCGGCGAGCATTGCCATGTGGTGTCCCACCTGGTATGCCGCTATCAGCATCTCTTATCTGCTGGTGCTGGTGCTGTATAGCGTCTTGCCGGCCAGCCACGCCGACTGGCTGTGGCGCCTGATCCTCGGCTTCGGCGCGGTGCCGGCGCTGGCGATTATCGCCATTCGCAGCCGTTATATGAGCGAATCGCCGGTCTGGGCAGCGAATCAGGGCGATCTGCAGGGCGCGGCCGCTATTCTGCGCCGCGCCTGGGGGATTAACGCGCAGGTGGCGAGCGACGCCGACTTCAGCGCCGCGACGCGTACCCGCCGCCCCGGCTGGCGTAACTACGGCGCGCTGCTGGGCGGCATCTACCTGCGACGCACGCTGCTGGCGACGGTGATCTCCATCGCCTCCGCCTTCGCCTACAACGCGGTGGCGTTCGGCCTGCCGGTGATCCTCTCCAGCTTCCTGGCGCAGACGATGCTGACCACCATTCTGGTGTCGCTGGCGCTGAACCTGCTGTTCGCCTTTGTCGGCGGCCTGCTGGCGGTGCGGCTGGTGCCGCGTCTCGGCGCCTGGCGGATGACGGTGGCGGGCTACGCCTGCCAGCTCGCCGCGCTGCTGGGGCTGGCACTGATCGGGCGGCCGCAGGGCATGCCGGAAGCGCTGCTGGCCGTAGCCCTGCTGGCGCTGTTTCTCTTCGGCCAGGGTTTCGGGCCGGGTTCGCACACCATGACTTACGCGTCGCTTAGCTATCCGGTTTCGCTGCGCGGCGTCGGCGTCGGCCTTAACCAGACGCTGATGCGCGCCAGCTCCACGCTGTCGCTGTTTCTGTTCCCGCTGCTCAGCGCGCTGCTGGACACCAACGTCTTCTGGGCCATCGCCCTCGCGCCGCTGGCGGGCCTGCTGGCGCTGATGCTGGTGCGCTGGGAGCCGTCAGGCTACGACGTGGATGCGGAGGATTTCGGCGCGGCATCGCGCTGA
- a CDS encoding ABC transporter permease — MRFTIYNRVLLLLTALLTAALFMLPFASFAPNRLVSGQPVMLAQLLQGAGWLILLIVPLLLLLAWQKPRQPVLILTLLLSETLLTLLVALGGHAAQSLAQQGSSLARTGFGSGLWAAIALCLLIAADSVMRLTRNPIWRLLLNAQLWLPLALLLIGGQLDQLSLLKEYANRQDVFDQALTRHLLLLAATLIPALALGVPLGLICWHRPRWQASLFSALNIIQTVPSVALFGLLIAPLAGLAAHFPSLARLGISGIGLAPALIALVLYALLPLVRSIVAGLQQVPAGVRETARGMGMSPAQVFWHVEVPLALPVLLSGLRVVTIQTVGMAVIAALIGAGGFGAIIFQGLLSSALELVLLGVIPVIALAVLVDALFKILISLLEKRNL; from the coding sequence TTGCGATTCACTATTTATAACCGTGTGCTGCTGCTGCTGACGGCGCTGCTGACGGCGGCGCTGTTTATGCTGCCGTTCGCCAGCTTTGCGCCTAACCGTCTGGTGTCGGGGCAGCCGGTGATGCTGGCGCAGCTGCTGCAGGGCGCCGGCTGGCTGATCCTGTTGATTGTGCCACTGCTGCTGCTGCTTGCCTGGCAGAAGCCGCGTCAGCCTGTGCTGATACTGACGCTGCTGCTCAGCGAAACGCTGCTGACGCTGCTGGTGGCGCTGGGCGGTCACGCCGCGCAGTCGCTGGCGCAGCAGGGAAGCTCGCTGGCGCGCACCGGTTTCGGCAGCGGACTATGGGCGGCCATCGCCCTCTGCCTGCTGATCGCTGCGGACAGCGTGATGCGCCTGACGCGCAATCCGATCTGGCGTCTGTTGCTCAACGCCCAGCTCTGGCTACCGCTGGCGCTGCTGCTGATCGGCGGGCAGCTCGATCAGCTGTCGCTGCTGAAAGAGTACGCCAACCGCCAGGATGTGTTCGATCAGGCGTTAACGCGCCATCTGCTGCTGCTGGCGGCCACCCTGATCCCGGCGCTGGCGCTCGGCGTGCCGCTGGGGCTGATCTGCTGGCATCGTCCGCGCTGGCAGGCGTCGCTGTTTTCCGCGCTGAACATTATTCAGACTGTGCCGTCGGTGGCGCTGTTCGGCCTGCTGATTGCGCCGCTGGCCGGGCTGGCGGCCCATTTCCCTTCGCTGGCGCGGCTTGGTATCAGCGGCATCGGCCTGGCCCCGGCGCTGATCGCGCTGGTGCTTTATGCGCTGCTACCGCTGGTGCGCAGCATCGTGGCGGGCCTGCAGCAGGTGCCTGCGGGCGTCAGGGAGACCGCGCGCGGTATGGGCATGTCGCCGGCGCAGGTTTTCTGGCACGTCGAGGTGCCGCTGGCGCTGCCGGTGCTGCTTAGCGGCCTGCGGGTGGTGACCATCCAGACGGTGGGCATGGCGGTGATCGCCGCGCTGATCGGCGCCGGCGGCTTCGGCGCCATTATCTTTCAGGGGTTGCTGAGCAGCGCGCTGGAGCTGGTGCTGCTGGGCGTTATCCCGGTGATTGCGCTGGCGGTGCTGGTGGATGCCCTGTTTAAAATCCTTATCTCCCTGCTGGAGAAGCGCAACCTATGA